A window from Buchnera aphidicola (Mindarus abietinus) encodes these proteins:
- the cysG gene encoding siroheme synthase CysG, with protein sequence MFLIIVATNDSILNSLIYQEAKRKRILINVIDDRSKCSFIFPSIVDRFPITVAVSSGGTAPVLTRMIKERIESILPMNLGNSALLAERWRSHVKLKFKKNTHRRYFWEKVFNGIFVSHVLNGNLKKAIKTLNTEIKQKKSFKGEIFLVGAGPGDSGLLTLRGLQVIQQADVILYDSLVSSDILSLVRKDAKKIYVGKKANKLCVSQKNINSMLINMARNGNKVVRLKGGDSFIFGRGGEELEIAKKFGINFQVVPGITAATGVSAYAGIPLTHRNYSSGIIFITGSNKEKEKNSQDWSFISKCKNYTLVIYMARLQSTYIFDKLKFNNYPLDMPMALIEKGTTSEQNTIIDTFKNLKKLSCLMKRPTLLILGKVVSLSKELSWFKKNSN encoded by the coding sequence GTGTTTTTAATTATTGTTGCAACAAATGACAGTATATTAAATTCTTTAATTTATCAAGAAGCAAAACGAAAAAGGATACTAATTAATGTTATCGATGATCGTTCAAAATGTTCTTTTATTTTTCCTTCTATAGTAGATCGATTTCCTATAACTGTAGCAGTTTCTTCTGGTGGAACCGCACCAGTTTTAACTAGAATGATTAAGGAACGAATAGAATCTATTCTTCCAATGAACTTGGGAAATTCTGCTTTGTTAGCAGAAAGGTGGAGAAGTCATGTTAAATTAAAATTTAAAAAAAATACTCATCGTCGTTACTTTTGGGAGAAAGTTTTTAATGGAATATTTGTTAGTCATGTTTTAAATGGAAATTTAAAAAAAGCTATTAAAACATTGAATACTGAAATAAAACAAAAAAAATCTTTCAAAGGGGAAATTTTTTTGGTAGGAGCAGGTCCAGGAGATAGCGGTTTATTAACTTTAAGAGGTTTGCAAGTTATACAACAAGCTGATGTAATTTTATATGATAGTTTAGTTAGTTCGGATATTTTATCATTAGTTCGTAAAGATGCTAAGAAAATTTATGTAGGGAAAAAAGCTAATAAATTATGTGTTAGTCAAAAAAATATTAATTCAATGTTAATTAATATGGCTCGAAACGGAAACAAAGTTGTTCGGTTAAAAGGAGGGGATTCTTTTATTTTTGGTAGGGGTGGGGAAGAATTAGAAATAGCTAAAAAATTTGGAATCAATTTTCAAGTTGTACCTGGTATTACAGCAGCAACTGGTGTTTCTGCATATGCAGGAATTCCATTAACACATCGAAATTATTCAAGTGGAATAATATTTATTACTGGATCTAACAAAGAAAAAGAAAAAAATAGTCAAGATTGGTCTTTTATATCAAAATGTAAAAATTATACTTTAGTTATTTATATGGCTAGATTACAGTCTACTTATATTTTTGATAAATTAAAATTTAATAACTATCCTTTAGATATGCCTATGGCTTTAATTGAAAAAGGAACTACATCAGAACAGAATACTATTATTGATACTTTTAAAAATCTTAAAAAGTTATCGTGTTTAATGAAACGACCAACATTATTAATTCTTGGAAAAGTAGTTTCTTTATCAAAAGAATTGTCTTGGTTTAAAAAAAATAGTAATTAA
- a CDS encoding NAD(P)-dependent oxidoreductase → MNYFPCFINLKNKKVLFIGAGKIAVRKIFFLLNMTSNIMVVSRNISSDLIEVYKKKKLIG, encoded by the coding sequence GTGAACTACTTCCCTTGTTTTATTAATTTAAAAAATAAAAAAGTATTATTCATAGGAGCAGGGAAAATTGCTGTTAGAAAAATTTTTTTTTTACTTAATATGACTTCGAATATAATGGTTGTATCTAGAAATATTTCTTCTGATTTAATCGAAGTATATAAAAAAAAAAAATTAATTGGATAG
- a CDS encoding phosphoadenylyl-sulfate reductase — protein sequence MSIIDFSEIQYWKLDQRSEFLEKNNLFINKLSTEKRITWALNNLSHEFVVSSSFGLQSVVLLHLIIKQKSDIPIIVIDTGYLFIETYNFIDLLTKKFNLNIKVYSSKVSAAWQEARYGKLWEKGIKGIEKYNYINKIKPMKYALKDLSARTWIAGLRRDQANSRINLNYLEIKKKFFKFFPILDWSDKKVFNYIKNNNLPLHPLLKKGYISVGDTHTTSKYVKGMSKEKTRFFGLKRECGLHYIK from the coding sequence ATGTCAATTATAGATTTTTCAGAAATTCAATATTGGAAATTAGATCAAAGATCTGAATTTTTGGAAAAGAATAATTTGTTTATTAATAAGCTATCTACCGAAAAAAGAATTACATGGGCATTGAATAATTTGTCTCATGAATTTGTAGTTTCATCCAGTTTTGGTCTACAATCAGTAGTTTTACTACATCTTATTATTAAACAGAAGTCAGATATTCCTATTATTGTAATAGATACAGGATATCTTTTTATTGAAACTTATAATTTTATCGATTTATTAACAAAAAAATTTAATTTAAATATAAAAGTATATAGTTCTAAAGTTTCTGCAGCTTGGCAAGAAGCCCGTTATGGAAAACTATGGGAGAAAGGAATAAAAGGAATTGAAAAATACAATTATATTAATAAAATAAAACCTATGAAATATGCTTTAAAAGATCTTTCAGCAAGAACATGGATAGCAGGGTTGCGAAGAGATCAAGCAAATAGTAGAATTAATTTAAATTATTTAGAAATAAAGAAAAAATTTTTTAAATTTTTTCCAATTTTAGATTGGTCTGATAAAAAAGTTTTTAATTATATTAAAAATAATAACTTACCGCTTCATCCTTTATTAAAGAAAGGATACATCTCTGTTGGAGATACACATACAACAAGTAAATATGTTAAAGGAATGTCAAAAGAAAAAACTAGGTTTTTTGGTTTAAAAAGAGAATGCGGTTTGCATTATATAAAATAA